Proteins from a genomic interval of Psychrobacter fulvigenes:
- the acnA gene encoding aconitate hydratase AcnA — translation MSDIFNVKDTISVDGKEHAYYSLPKLAETYDNINTLPFCMKVVLENLLRNEDGGQSVGKNHIEAVANWDAAAEASKEIAFMPARVVLQDFTGVPSVVDLAAMRDAVVKLGGKAEQINPFIPSELVVDHSVQVDVYGREDSLDLNEKIEFKRNNERYEFLHWGKHAFENFVVVPPATGIVHQVNLEYLARVVMAAEVDGELTAYPDTVFGTDSHTTMINGIGVLGWGVGGIEAEAAMLGQPSSMLIPQVVGFEMTGELSEGVTATDLVLRVVEMLRKHGVVGKFVEFYGEGLHQMPLADRATIANMSPEYGATCGIFPIDQMAIDYLRLSGRDENQIELVEKYAKAQGMWHDADTQPATYSSNLHLDLSTVQPALAGPNLPQQRINLSDMHEKFGDTLKEMTKGRKVEEDAKVRFDEEGGKQEQAEKLAAKPNPFCADGSTSCTIKIEDEEYKLRDGSVVIAAITSCTNTSNPAVMIGAGLVAKKAAAKGLTAKPWVKTSLAPGSKVVTDYLEKSQLMDELEKVGFYLVGYGCTTCIGNSGPLLDAIEEAIEDNDLVAAAVLSGNRNFEGRIHSHVKASYLASPPLVVAYALAGTVDIDLTTHPLGQDLEGNDVFLKDIWPTSAEINELIANNIDAEMFRKNYGEVFDGSKAWNAISSADSQLYPWSEESTYIKNPPFFDDMTMEPEGILDIEGARILGLFGDSITTDHISPAGNIDAESPAGKYLQERGVMEADFNSYGSRRGNDAVMTRGTFANIRIKNTMMDGKEGGYTYYFKDDKATLQDGEEMAIYDAAMKYKEDKRPLVVLGGAEYGSGSSRDWAAKGTILLGVKAVLTTSFERIHRSNLVGMGVLPLTFKDGENADTYKLDGSEVISITGLDNGESKTAKVTATRADGSEEVFEVNVGLQTPKEREYVRHGGVLHYVLRQLAADSKDAA, via the coding sequence ATGAGTGATATTTTTAATGTAAAAGACACCATTTCGGTCGACGGCAAGGAGCATGCCTACTATAGTCTGCCCAAACTTGCTGAGACTTATGACAACATCAATACGCTACCGTTTTGTATGAAGGTCGTATTAGAGAACCTATTACGTAACGAAGATGGCGGCCAGTCTGTTGGCAAAAACCATATCGAAGCGGTTGCCAACTGGGATGCAGCAGCAGAGGCTTCAAAAGAAATCGCCTTTATGCCAGCGCGCGTGGTATTGCAGGATTTTACCGGTGTACCATCAGTCGTCGATTTGGCAGCGATGCGTGATGCGGTTGTTAAGCTTGGCGGTAAAGCTGAGCAAATCAACCCCTTTATCCCAAGTGAATTGGTCGTTGACCATTCAGTACAGGTCGATGTGTACGGGCGTGAAGACTCGCTTGATTTGAACGAAAAAATTGAATTTAAACGCAACAATGAGCGTTATGAATTCTTGCATTGGGGCAAGCATGCCTTTGAAAACTTCGTGGTCGTACCACCCGCTACTGGTATCGTGCATCAAGTTAACCTAGAGTATTTAGCACGCGTCGTCATGGCAGCAGAAGTCGATGGCGAGCTGACTGCTTATCCAGATACTGTTTTTGGTACTGATAGTCACACCACGATGATTAATGGTATCGGTGTGCTTGGTTGGGGTGTGGGCGGTATTGAAGCCGAAGCAGCAATGCTAGGCCAACCTTCTTCGATGCTCATTCCACAAGTCGTCGGCTTTGAGATGACGGGCGAGCTGTCTGAAGGCGTCACGGCAACTGACTTAGTATTACGTGTGGTTGAGATGTTGCGTAAGCATGGCGTGGTTGGTAAGTTCGTCGAATTTTACGGCGAAGGCTTACATCAAATGCCACTGGCGGATCGAGCGACGATTGCCAATATGTCACCAGAATATGGCGCAACTTGTGGTATTTTCCCCATTGACCAAATGGCGATTGATTATCTACGTCTATCAGGTCGTGATGAGAATCAGATCGAATTGGTTGAGAAGTACGCCAAGGCACAAGGTATGTGGCATGATGCCGATACTCAGCCAGCGACTTACTCAAGCAACTTGCATCTAGATCTCAGTACAGTGCAACCTGCGCTTGCTGGTCCTAACCTACCGCAGCAGCGTATCAACCTATCTGATATGCACGAAAAATTTGGCGATACTCTAAAAGAGATGACCAAAGGCCGTAAAGTCGAAGAAGATGCCAAAGTGCGTTTTGATGAAGAAGGCGGTAAGCAAGAGCAAGCTGAAAAGCTAGCAGCCAAACCGAATCCGTTCTGCGCGGATGGTAGCACCTCATGTACTATCAAAATTGAAGATGAAGAGTATAAACTGCGTGATGGTTCTGTTGTGATCGCAGCGATTACCTCTTGTACCAATACTTCAAACCCTGCCGTTATGATTGGTGCAGGCCTAGTCGCTAAAAAAGCAGCGGCTAAAGGGTTGACAGCTAAGCCATGGGTCAAAACCTCTCTTGCACCAGGCTCAAAAGTTGTGACTGATTATCTCGAAAAGTCTCAGCTAATGGATGAACTTGAAAAAGTAGGTTTCTATCTGGTTGGTTATGGTTGTACTACTTGTATCGGTAACTCAGGTCCGCTATTAGATGCGATTGAAGAGGCTATCGAAGACAATGACTTGGTTGCCGCAGCCGTACTATCAGGTAACCGTAACTTTGAAGGTCGTATTCACTCACATGTGAAAGCCAGCTATTTAGCTTCACCACCACTGGTTGTCGCTTATGCACTAGCAGGGACGGTCGATATTGACTTGACGACCCATCCACTAGGTCAAGATTTAGAAGGTAATGATGTCTTCTTAAAAGACATCTGGCCAACGTCAGCTGAGATTAATGAGCTGATTGCCAATAACATCGATGCTGAAATGTTCCGCAAAAACTACGGCGAAGTGTTTGACGGTAGTAAAGCGTGGAATGCCATTAGCTCAGCAGATAGCCAGTTGTATCCGTGGAGCGAAGAGTCTACTTATATCAAGAACCCACCGTTCTTTGATGATATGACCATGGAGCCAGAAGGTATCCTAGATATCGAAGGCGCGCGTATCCTAGGTCTATTCGGTGATTCAATCACTACTGACCACATCTCACCGGCGGGTAACATCGATGCCGAATCGCCTGCTGGCAAGTACTTGCAAGAGCGCGGTGTAATGGAAGCCGACTTTAACAGTTATGGCTCACGCCGTGGTAATGACGCGGTCATGACTCGCGGTACCTTTGCCAACATCCGTATCAAAAATACTATGATGGATGGCAAAGAGGGTGGTTATACGTATTACTTCAAAGACGACAAAGCCACGCTACAAGACGGCGAAGAAATGGCCATCTATGATGCGGCAATGAAGTATAAAGAAGATAAGCGTCCCCTAGTAGTACTTGGCGGTGCAGAGTATGGTTCTGGCTCTAGCCGTGACTGGGCAGCGAAAGGTACGATTTTGCTTGGCGTAAAAGCAGTACTGACAACTTCGTTCGAGCGTATTCACCGTTCAAACCTAGTCGGTATGGGCGTGTTGCCATTGACCTTTAAAGATGGTGAAAACGCAGATACTTACAAGCTTGATGGTTCAGAAGTCATTAGCATTACAGGGCTTGATAATGGCGAGAGCAAAACTGCCAAAGTGACTGCTACTCGTGCTGATGGTTCAGAGGAAGTGTTTGAAGTGAATGTTGGTCTGCAGACGCCAAAAGAGCGCGAATACGTGCGTCATGGCGGTGTATTGCACTATGTACTGCGTCAGCTGGCAGCGGATAGCAAAGACGCAGCGTAA
- a CDS encoding DUF3025 domain-containing protein has product MTSISVFKDSQPSHSATPTMPTSITDALDSSFADIDWQAPWLCHLSQLNYLSEIIKQLSALNQRVDTSANDHKQADIIADTLNTALKQQSAALQDTLPSTKPAHDNRAHTLTFVSQNALPEGEAYEGFIATTGNIPTRDNLHDLFNGSIWLTFPKTKALLNYYHMLEIARQGVGETRGRVRDTITVFDENGAILVTADPSIGEALIDFDWQASLVVPRDKWDNPTQVSKQSQAAVYIFGHALLEQLIQPRKPLCAHSIVINVSQDFFALSLSERMIYLDDRVAAHMDELLSQDEVTPRKLAPLPILGVPHFWAANANPEFYDDSYVFRSGRRRQA; this is encoded by the coding sequence ATGACGTCTATTTCCGTATTCAAAGACAGCCAACCGTCACATTCAGCCACGCCCACTATGCCCACTTCTATAACAGATGCTCTGGACTCAAGCTTTGCTGATATCGATTGGCAAGCACCGTGGCTATGTCATTTAAGTCAGCTAAACTATTTGAGTGAAATTATAAAGCAACTGAGTGCTTTGAATCAGCGAGTAGACACTTCAGCGAATGACCACAAACAAGCTGACATCATTGCTGATACTTTAAATACCGCGTTAAAGCAGCAAAGCGCAGCTCTGCAAGACACATTGCCGAGCACCAAACCTGCACATGATAATCGAGCGCATACGCTTACCTTTGTCTCGCAAAATGCGTTGCCAGAGGGTGAGGCTTATGAGGGTTTTATCGCTACGACTGGCAACATTCCGACGCGTGATAACTTGCACGACTTATTTAACGGTAGCATCTGGTTGACGTTTCCCAAGACCAAAGCCTTGCTCAATTACTATCATATGCTCGAGATTGCAAGACAGGGCGTAGGAGAGACGCGTGGCAGAGTACGCGACACTATTACGGTATTTGACGAAAACGGTGCGATATTAGTGACCGCAGATCCTAGCATTGGTGAGGCGTTAATTGATTTTGATTGGCAGGCAAGCTTGGTTGTGCCACGTGATAAGTGGGACAATCCAACACAAGTTAGTAAGCAGTCTCAGGCTGCGGTCTATATTTTTGGTCATGCATTGCTAGAGCAACTCATACAACCGCGCAAGCCTCTGTGCGCGCACAGTATCGTTATCAACGTCTCGCAAGATTTCTTTGCCTTATCATTGTCTGAGCGCATGATATATTTAGATGATAGAGTGGCCGCGCACATGGATGAGCTATTGTCACAGGATGAGGTGACACCGCGCAAACTTGCGCCATTACCTATATTGGGCGTGCCGCACTTTTGGGCAGCCAATGCCAATCCTGAGTTTTATGACGACAGTTATGTTTTTAGGAGTGGCCGCCGTCGGCAGGCGTAG
- a CDS encoding metal-dependent hydrolase has product MANFNTHLNGAFIVSGTLGLTVYKAGFIDDAGFLMCVALGTIGGLLPDLDSDNSTPIKIGFNVASFVFAFALVMHWRSELSLLALIALWLAGYGFMRYVVFYIFTNMTVHRGVIHSVPYMAILGLGLTCLSYYGLEYSLTTSWFYGLFLFGGAMVHLALDELYSVNLSGMRMKRSSGTAMKFYKHKDRWWYLLLYVILVLLVYFAPPFEPFWQQLSNPAPWAKLKLGLWPEMIKNMLY; this is encoded by the coding sequence ATGGCAAATTTTAACACCCACTTAAACGGTGCATTCATCGTAAGTGGTACGCTTGGCTTGACGGTTTATAAAGCGGGTTTCATCGATGACGCAGGATTTTTGATGTGCGTGGCGCTTGGCACCATAGGCGGTCTATTACCTGATCTTGACTCAGACAACTCTACGCCCATCAAAATTGGCTTCAATGTGGCCTCTTTTGTTTTTGCCTTTGCACTGGTGATGCATTGGCGCAGTGAGCTGAGTTTATTGGCTTTGATAGCGCTCTGGCTAGCAGGCTACGGTTTTATGCGTTATGTGGTTTTTTATATTTTTACCAATATGACTGTGCATCGCGGTGTCATCCACTCTGTGCCTTATATGGCGATACTGGGGCTAGGTCTCACCTGCTTAAGCTATTATGGTTTAGAGTATTCGCTCACTACCAGTTGGTTTTATGGGCTGTTTTTATTTGGCGGTGCGATGGTACACTTAGCATTGGATGAGCTATATAGCGTTAACTTGTCAGGCATGAGAATGAAGCGCTCATCGGGCACGGCAATGAAGTTTTATAAGCACAAAGACCGTTGGTGGTATCTGCTACTCTATGTGATACTTGTATTATTGGTTTATTTTGCACCGCCCTTTGAGCCGTTTTGGCAACAGCTAAGTAACCCTGCCCCATGGGCAAAGCTAAAACTTGGCCTATGGCCAGAAATGATAAAAAACATGCTGTATTGA
- a CDS encoding YchJ family protein — translation MSIPVQICPCQINPSPDFTSSALAYKDCCQPYHDGLLNKEADKADCKHEYSAERLMRTRYSAFVLVIPEYIVKTTLPAQQSLLDIKAIEAWAKETDWAGLQIVAHTPKLGKRHAQVEFKAYFNSPDSTADNLQAHHELSAFVKVADKTTDKKSEHYENWYFLDPTVAMNVTQKQPCICGSGEKFKRCCGVYLP, via the coding sequence ATGTCAATTCCTGTACAAATCTGCCCGTGCCAAATCAATCCATCACCAGACTTTACAAGCTCAGCGCTGGCTTATAAAGACTGCTGCCAGCCCTACCATGATGGTCTACTGAATAAAGAAGCTGATAAAGCTGACTGTAAACATGAATATTCTGCTGAGCGTCTGATGCGCACGCGCTACAGTGCGTTTGTCTTGGTCATTCCAGAATATATCGTCAAGACTACCCTGCCCGCACAGCAAAGCTTGCTCGATATCAAGGCGATTGAAGCGTGGGCAAAAGAGACGGATTGGGCAGGACTCCAAATCGTAGCGCACACGCCAAAGCTGGGTAAGCGTCATGCGCAGGTTGAATTTAAGGCTTATTTTAATAGCCCTGATAGTACAGCTGACAACTTGCAAGCGCACCATGAGCTATCGGCTTTTGTAAAAGTAGCGGATAAGACTACTGACAAGAAAAGTGAGCATTATGAGAATTGGTACTTTCTTGACCCGACGGTAGCGATGAACGTGACGCAGAAACAGCCCTGTATTTGTGGTTCAGGTGAGAAGTTTAAACGCTGTTGTGGGGTTTATTTACCATAA
- a CDS encoding class II glutamine amidotransferase: MCQLLGMNCNVPTDIGFSFAGFRKRGGLTDSHEDGFGIAFFERSECESAHASTGLRLFHDNHPSHLSPVADLVNSYPIKAMNVIAHIRKATQGQNCLANTHPFVREVWGEQWVFAHNGQMNSEFIKRCQRLQDNGNASHCQPVGNTDSEMAFCYLVNRLKSTFKSRPDDQTLFNFLTTQCRYLSANGLFNCLISNGRWQLAYAGSLLFYLTRQAPFGEAKLADDDLVINFGDVTTDTDKVTILVTVPLTENEEWQQLAVNECLIFQDGEILYKDSPSQRKFLTIDEGIAIARAVGASV; this comes from the coding sequence ATGTGTCAACTTTTAGGAATGAACTGTAATGTCCCAACTGATATTGGTTTTAGCTTTGCAGGCTTTCGCAAGCGTGGTGGTCTGACCGATAGCCATGAAGATGGCTTTGGCATTGCGTTTTTTGAGCGCAGCGAATGCGAGTCGGCACATGCCTCAACGGGATTGCGCTTATTTCATGACAACCACCCGAGCCATTTATCGCCAGTCGCTGATTTGGTCAACAGCTATCCGATCAAAGCGATGAACGTCATTGCTCACATTCGCAAAGCCACACAAGGGCAAAACTGCTTGGCCAATACCCATCCTTTCGTCCGTGAAGTGTGGGGCGAGCAGTGGGTATTTGCGCATAACGGCCAGATGAATAGCGAGTTTATTAAACGCTGTCAGCGCCTGCAAGATAATGGTAATGCCTCACATTGTCAGCCAGTCGGTAATACCGACTCTGAAATGGCGTTTTGCTATTTAGTAAATCGGCTGAAAAGCACTTTTAAATCACGCCCTGACGATCAAACGTTGTTTAACTTTCTGACCACCCAATGTCGTTATTTATCTGCTAATGGGTTATTTAATTGCCTAATATCGAATGGTCGTTGGCAGCTGGCCTATGCTGGTAGTTTGTTGTTTTATCTCACACGCCAAGCACCATTTGGTGAAGCAAAACTGGCGGATGATGATTTAGTGATTAACTTTGGTGATGTGACGACAGACACTGATAAGGTGACGATTTTGGTCACCGTACCTTTGACTGAAAACGAGGAGTGGCAACAGTTGGCTGTCAATGAATGCTTAATCTTTCAAGACGGTGAAATACTCTATAAAGACAGTCCAAGCCAGCGTAAGTTCTTAACCATCGATGAAGGGATTGCGATAGCGAGAGCAGTTGGGGCGAGTGTTTAA
- a CDS encoding putative signal transducing protein yields the protein MTNQVDNWHKLARYDTNIQGELHANLLRNNGITVSLQALSAIPGMNSGIVLWVQDEDLAQAQRILDNIDTDTTAETLLDNMSDADLGINTADAQINRGTQDS from the coding sequence ATGACCAATCAAGTCGACAACTGGCACAAACTGGCACGCTATGACACCAATATCCAAGGTGAGCTGCACGCCAATCTGCTGCGTAATAATGGCATCACCGTCTCCCTGCAAGCATTAAGTGCCATCCCAGGTATGAACTCTGGCATCGTACTTTGGGTGCAAGATGAGGATTTGGCGCAAGCACAGCGGATCTTAGATAATATCGATACGGATACTACGGCAGAAACGCTGCTAGATAATATGAGCGATGCAGATCTGGGTATTAATACAGCGGATGCGCAGATCAATCGTGGTACGCAAGACAGTTAA
- a CDS encoding homoserine kinase, with the protein MSVYTQLTDDQFASFCQRFGVSFARAIPITQGIKNSNWFIQTTDDKEGEHSYVFTLYEERPPADVEKMAVILNQLDGKLPVAAPLAIIDSEANESEAVKTEKRYVIHYENKGITLVPCLAGAHPQQTTQAMCHDIGAALAMLHETLQALQPSEQYGVPLYPWTEVRDREMQFMPGDEAKLMSDIWQSYSDLSLADLPKGLCHLDMFADNTLWDLTKGHEKLTGLLDFTEVSVEHYVMDIAITINDFCTTWGDAEQDERVHFDREKMTAFLQGYESKKALTDNEKRALPVMLAKAAVIFWLLRLNVIHYNRTEGRTGDNIMVKNPDLMKRLAAYHWSHVEKTQHTVFVLLETNPANMDNAANQIVGVFSSSMQAEQARDNLKSDGEFVIKKYKLDQLA; encoded by the coding sequence ATGTCTGTCTATACCCAGTTAACCGATGATCAGTTTGCCAGCTTTTGCCAACGTTTTGGTGTGTCTTTCGCCCGCGCTATTCCTATTACCCAAGGTATCAAAAACTCTAACTGGTTTATTCAGACAACTGACGATAAAGAGGGCGAGCATTCTTATGTGTTTACCTTATATGAGGAGCGTCCACCTGCCGATGTCGAAAAGATGGCGGTTATTCTCAATCAATTAGATGGCAAACTCCCTGTAGCCGCGCCACTGGCTATTATTGACTCAGAGGCTAACGAATCAGAAGCTGTTAAAACCGAAAAACGCTACGTCATCCATTATGAAAACAAAGGTATCACGCTCGTGCCGTGTCTGGCAGGCGCGCATCCGCAGCAAACCACGCAAGCGATGTGTCATGATATTGGTGCCGCTCTAGCGATGCTGCATGAGACCCTGCAAGCACTGCAGCCAAGCGAGCAATACGGTGTGCCTTTGTATCCATGGACAGAAGTGCGTGATCGTGAGATGCAATTCATGCCAGGTGATGAAGCCAAACTAATGAGTGATATCTGGCAGTCTTACAGTGATCTATCACTTGCTGATCTACCAAAAGGCTTGTGTCATTTGGATATGTTTGCAGACAACACCTTATGGGATTTGACCAAAGGGCATGAGAAACTCACTGGATTATTGGACTTTACCGAAGTCAGCGTCGAGCATTATGTGATGGATATTGCCATTACTATCAATGATTTTTGTACCACGTGGGGCGATGCAGAGCAAGATGAAAGAGTTCACTTTGACCGTGAAAAAATGACGGCTTTTTTACAAGGTTACGAGTCCAAAAAAGCGCTGACTGATAATGAAAAACGCGCGTTACCTGTTATGCTAGCAAAAGCCGCTGTGATTTTTTGGCTGTTACGTCTGAACGTCATTCATTACAACCGCACTGAAGGTCGCACTGGCGACAATATCATGGTCAAAAACCCTGATTTGATGAAACGTCTGGCTGCTTATCATTGGTCCCATGTCGAAAAAACACAACACACTGTTTTTGTACTACTAGAGACTAATCCTGCTAATATGGATAACGCTGCTAATCAGATAGTAGGCGTGTTTAGCAGTTCCATGCAAGCTGAGCAAGCACGTGATAATCTAAAATCTGATGGCGAGTTTGTAATCAAAAAATATAAGCTGGATCAGTTGGCATAA
- the hisF gene encoding imidazole glycerol phosphate synthase subunit HisF: MLAKRIIPCLDVDNGRVVKGVQFVDIKDAGDPVEVAQRYNEQGADEITFLDITATSDERDTTYHTVERMAETVFVPLTVGGGVRKSADIRNLLNAGADKVAINSAAVFTPEFVGEAAQKFGNQCIVVAIDAKRVADIEIDGIVIPRWEIFTHGGRKPTGIDAVAWAIKMAELGAGELLVTSMDGDGTKKGYDLALMQQITSQVNVPVIASGGVGNLQHLADGVLKGGADAVLAASIFHFGEYTVQEAKEYMAAQGIQMRL, translated from the coding sequence ATGTTAGCAAAGCGTATCATCCCTTGTTTGGACGTGGATAATGGTCGAGTGGTAAAAGGCGTACAGTTTGTCGATATCAAAGACGCTGGCGACCCTGTCGAAGTAGCGCAGCGCTACAACGAACAAGGTGCCGATGAGATTACTTTTTTGGACATTACAGCGACTAGTGATGAGCGTGACACCACTTATCATACCGTTGAGCGTATGGCAGAGACCGTGTTTGTCCCATTAACAGTGGGTGGCGGTGTACGTAAATCAGCCGATATTCGTAACCTGCTGAACGCTGGCGCAGATAAAGTAGCGATCAACTCAGCGGCGGTCTTTACGCCTGAGTTTGTCGGTGAAGCGGCGCAAAAGTTTGGCAACCAATGTATCGTCGTTGCGATCGATGCCAAGCGTGTCGCTGATATTGAGATTGATGGCATTGTCATACCGCGCTGGGAGATTTTCACTCACGGTGGACGTAAGCCAACTGGCATCGATGCGGTTGCTTGGGCCATCAAAATGGCCGAGCTGGGCGCTGGCGAATTATTGGTCACCTCGATGGATGGTGATGGCACCAAAAAAGGCTATGACTTGGCCTTGATGCAACAGATTACTAGCCAAGTAAATGTGCCTGTCATCGCCTCTGGTGGGGTGGGAAACTTACAGCATTTGGCTGACGGTGTCCTCAAAGGTGGCGCCGATGCCGTGCTTGCAGCCAGTATTTTTCATTTTGGTGAGTATACCGTTCAGGAAGCCAAAGAATACATGGCAGCGCAAGGAATACAGATGCGCCTGTGA
- the ribH gene encoding 6,7-dimethyl-8-ribityllumazine synthase: MSNLQQQRNDITHIDGNLHQNEDARIGIVVGRFNGFVVESLVDGAIDALLRHGVLGSNITVIRVPGAFELPLVAQRAAESDRFDAIIALGAIIRGSTPHFDFVASESAKGLSNVATDYNIPVANGVITTDSIEQAIERSGTKAGNKGSEAAMVVLEMLAVLSQLDIDDDYDSDNSDDA; this comes from the coding sequence ATGTCGAACTTACAACAGCAGCGCAATGACATTACCCATATTGATGGCAATCTACACCAAAACGAAGATGCGCGCATTGGTATCGTCGTTGGTCGTTTCAATGGTTTTGTCGTCGAGTCATTGGTAGATGGCGCTATCGATGCGCTACTACGTCATGGCGTATTGGGCAGCAACATTACGGTCATTCGTGTGCCTGGTGCGTTTGAGCTACCACTGGTTGCCCAGCGCGCTGCTGAGTCTGATCGCTTTGACGCCATCATTGCTTTGGGCGCTATCATCCGTGGTAGCACGCCGCATTTCGACTTCGTCGCAAGCGAGTCAGCAAAAGGCTTAAGCAATGTCGCTACTGACTATAATATCCCTGTTGCGAACGGCGTCATCACAACTGATAGCATCGAACAAGCGATTGAGCGTTCTGGTACCAAAGCGGGTAATAAAGGCTCTGAAGCTGCCATGGTCGTGCTTGAAATGCTGGCTGTTTTATCACAGCTAGACATTGATGATGACTACGATAGTGATAATAGCGATGATGCTTAA
- the nusB gene encoding transcription antitermination factor NusB yields the protein MTDQLKRAISAAKTAQSNTATTDQASNGAEQQNFEMSESSYKTSHTAVRKARRFAMQGLYEWLVTDHRFDKDGKLGWKANAPHDIAARTRATNAMHTVHIGYYHEMMRDIPEQIEALDALISQHLDREIDKLDTVEHAILLIGAYELQNRLEIPYKVVLDEAMKLNNHFGATDAHKLINAVLDRMAVELRDAEVQADTKANLRTSQKAAAKSAEAIKEKGLAKEETAAADSKPAKPRISANKTNVKRDRANKVGADAPNTDSKSQD from the coding sequence ATGACTGACCAACTCAAGCGCGCCATTAGCGCTGCGAAAACTGCACAAAGTAATACTGCCACTACAGATCAGGCCAGTAACGGTGCGGAACAACAAAACTTCGAGATGAGTGAGTCTTCTTATAAGACCAGTCACACCGCTGTGCGTAAAGCAAGACGCTTTGCGATGCAAGGCCTATACGAATGGCTTGTTACGGATCATCGTTTTGACAAAGACGGCAAGCTAGGCTGGAAGGCCAATGCACCACATGATATCGCCGCGCGTACCCGTGCAACCAATGCCATGCATACCGTACACATCGGCTACTATCACGAAATGATGCGTGATATCCCAGAGCAGATCGAAGCGCTAGATGCTCTGATCAGCCAACATTTGGATCGCGAAATCGATAAGCTCGATACCGTTGAGCACGCCATCTTACTGATTGGTGCTTATGAGCTACAAAACCGTCTTGAGATTCCTTATAAAGTAGTACTTGATGAAGCCATGAAGCTGAATAATCACTTCGGTGCGACAGACGCTCATAAGCTGATTAACGCTGTGCTTGACAGAATGGCTGTTGAGCTACGTGATGCGGAAGTACAAGCCGATACTAAGGCCAATCTACGCACCTCACAAAAAGCAGCGGCCAAGTCAGCAGAAGCCATAAAAGAAAAAGGCCTTGCCAAAGAAGAGACTGCAGCTGCAGACAGTAAGCCAGCGAAGCCACGTATTAGTGCCAATAAGACTAACGTTAAACGCGACCGCGCCAACAAAGTCGGTGCCGATGCTCCTAACACTGATAGCAAAAGCCAAGACTAA